In the Pirellulales bacterium genome, one interval contains:
- a CDS encoding helicase-related protein — protein sequence MPRIFDNIDQQLLPALCEMLAISDRADFCVGYFNLRGWKQIDELIDRWSGGPGHCCRLLVGMQSAPADELRHALSIVERDGDIDQQTSIRLKNRVADEFAKQLGLGAPTNRDEIGLRRLAAQIRAKKVVVKLFLRHPLHAKLYLLFRADPIAPSVGYLGSSNLTFAGLSKQGELNVDVVDHDACQKLARWFEDRWNDRRCLDISDELAKIIEQSWARSEPVPPYHIYLKMAFHLSKEALESIREFRIPREFDGKLFDFQAAAVKFAAHHLNKRGGVLLGDVVGLGKTLMATALARIMELDHGISTLILCPKNLVPMWTDHAHQYGVPAKVVPFSRVAHELPNVPARFRLVLIDESHNLRNREGKRYLLIREYIQQSASKTVLLSATPYNKSFIDLANQLRLFLSPEEDIGIMPEALLREESIVDFEAKHQCKPRTLAAFEKSRHADDWRELMRLYLVRRTRTFIEENYAHRDDATGRNYLTFPDGRRFYFPKRVPKTVKFEINDDDPLDQYAALYSSAVVDTVDGLNLPRYGLGNYIAETPHDPPTAAEGKVFADLSRAGKRLMGFCRTNLFKRLESSGQAFVQSIERHILRNYVYLHALEAVESLPIGTQDAAFLDSRFNDADTSLFADDEDDNGEPDAAPLPLRTERDFRERAAEIYAEYAGRLKRRFKWVRADRFLPQLADDLRADAKALLGVLKNAGQWDADRDAKVNQLAELVSHTHSADKVLVFTQFADTVDYLAGELRARGIEAVAAVTGETDNPARLAWRFSPRSNNKLDSVPPAEEVRVLVSTDVLSEGQNLQDAAIVVNYDLPWAIIRLIQRAGRVDRIGQESPTIRCYSFLPADGVERIIQLRARVRQRLRENAEVVGSDEAFFEDDHNDQAVRDLFTEKAGILDGDADTEVDLASYAYQIWKNALDRDPTLEKTITSLPDVVYSTRPHKPADDAPEGALVYIRTAQENDALAWIDKRSKSFTESQLAILKAAECAPDTPALPRLDNHHELVQAGAALIAREEKQAGGGLGSPKGARYRTYERLKRFADETAAQRPLFPLKELRQAIDDIYAYPLRQAAIDTLNRQLRSGISDADLANAVIELRSQGRLSIIHEEDETQEPRIICSLGLKAT from the coding sequence TACCCGCGCTCTGCGAGATGCTCGCGATCTCCGATCGGGCAGACTTTTGCGTCGGCTATTTCAACCTCCGTGGCTGGAAGCAAATCGATGAGCTGATCGATCGGTGGTCCGGCGGTCCCGGGCACTGCTGCCGGCTATTGGTCGGCATGCAAAGCGCGCCCGCCGACGAATTGCGTCACGCTCTGAGCATCGTCGAGCGCGACGGCGACATCGACCAACAGACGTCCATCCGCCTGAAAAACCGTGTGGCCGACGAATTCGCCAAGCAGCTCGGCCTCGGTGCGCCCACGAACCGCGATGAGATCGGGCTTCGCCGCCTCGCCGCCCAAATCCGCGCTAAGAAGGTCGTCGTCAAGCTGTTCCTTCGCCATCCGCTGCACGCGAAACTTTATCTTCTCTTCCGCGCGGACCCCATTGCGCCTTCCGTCGGGTACCTGGGGAGTAGCAATCTCACGTTCGCCGGGCTGTCGAAACAAGGCGAGCTGAACGTCGATGTGGTCGATCACGACGCCTGCCAGAAACTGGCCCGCTGGTTCGAAGACCGCTGGAACGACCGCCGGTGCCTCGACATTTCGGACGAGTTGGCAAAAATCATCGAGCAGAGTTGGGCCCGCAGCGAGCCGGTTCCGCCCTACCATATCTATCTGAAGATGGCCTTCCATCTCTCGAAAGAAGCGTTGGAAAGCATTCGTGAATTCCGCATCCCACGCGAGTTCGACGGCAAGTTGTTCGATTTTCAAGCCGCGGCCGTCAAATTTGCGGCGCACCATTTGAACAAGCGCGGCGGAGTTCTGTTGGGTGACGTAGTGGGGCTGGGCAAGACGCTCATGGCCACTGCGTTGGCCCGCATTATGGAACTCGATCACGGCATCAGCACGCTTATTCTCTGCCCGAAAAACCTGGTGCCCATGTGGACCGACCACGCGCACCAATACGGCGTTCCCGCGAAGGTTGTTCCGTTCAGCCGAGTGGCCCACGAGCTGCCGAACGTCCCTGCCCGCTTCCGGCTGGTGTTGATCGACGAAAGCCACAACCTGCGCAACCGCGAAGGAAAACGCTACCTGCTGATTCGCGAATACATTCAGCAAAGCGCCAGTAAGACGGTGTTGCTCTCGGCCACGCCCTATAACAAGAGCTTCATCGATCTGGCCAATCAACTTCGCCTGTTCCTTTCGCCCGAAGAAGACATCGGGATCATGCCGGAGGCGTTGCTCCGCGAGGAAAGCATCGTTGATTTCGAGGCGAAACACCAGTGCAAGCCGCGCACGCTGGCCGCCTTCGAAAAAAGCCGCCATGCCGACGACTGGCGCGAACTGATGCGGCTCTACCTGGTGCGGCGAACGCGCACCTTCATCGAAGAGAATTACGCTCACCGCGACGATGCAACCGGCCGGAACTATCTCACCTTCCCCGACGGCCGACGCTTCTATTTCCCCAAGCGCGTGCCAAAGACGGTCAAGTTCGAGATCAACGACGACGATCCGCTTGACCAATACGCGGCGCTCTATTCTTCCGCGGTTGTGGACACCGTCGACGGGCTCAACCTGCCGCGTTATGGCCTGGGCAATTACATCGCCGAAACGCCTCACGACCCGCCTACGGCTGCCGAGGGCAAGGTGTTCGCCGACCTGTCGCGGGCCGGCAAGCGGCTCATGGGCTTTTGCCGCACGAACCTCTTCAAACGGCTGGAGAGCAGCGGCCAGGCGTTTGTGCAGTCGATCGAGCGGCATATCCTACGGAACTACGTTTACCTGCACGCCCTCGAGGCCGTCGAGTCGCTGCCGATCGGCACGCAGGATGCCGCGTTCCTCGATTCGCGTTTCAACGACGCCGATACTTCGCTCTTCGCCGACGATGAAGACGACAACGGCGAGCCCGATGCCGCCCCACTGCCGTTGCGCACAGAGCGCGATTTTCGTGAGCGGGCGGCCGAGATTTACGCGGAATACGCCGGGCGGCTGAAGCGGCGTTTCAAATGGGTGCGAGCCGACCGCTTCTTGCCGCAACTCGCCGACGACCTGCGTGCCGACGCAAAAGCCCTGCTCGGTGTGCTTAAGAATGCCGGCCAATGGGATGCCGACCGCGACGCAAAGGTCAACCAACTTGCCGAACTCGTGAGCCACACGCATTCCGCCGACAAGGTGCTCGTGTTTACGCAGTTCGCCGATACGGTCGACTACCTGGCCGGCGAGCTGCGCGCGAGGGGCATTGAGGCTGTCGCTGCCGTTACCGGCGAGACCGACAATCCCGCGCGGCTTGCCTGGCGATTCAGCCCCCGCAGCAATAATAAGCTGGATAGCGTGCCGCCCGCCGAAGAAGTTCGCGTGCTGGTCTCCACCGATGTGCTTAGCGAAGGCCAGAACCTGCAGGACGCCGCCATCGTCGTGAACTACGACCTGCCTTGGGCCATTATCCGGCTTATCCAGCGCGCCGGCCGCGTCGACCGCATTGGGCAAGAATCGCCCACGATTCGCTGCTACTCGTTCTTGCCGGCCGACGGCGTGGAACGGATCATTCAGCTTCGCGCCCGCGTGCGGCAGCGGCTGCGTGAGAATGCCGAAGTCGTCGGCAGCGATGAGGCCTTTTTCGAAGACGATCACAACGACCAGGCCGTTCGCGACCTGTTCACCGAAAAGGCCGGCATTCTCGACGGCGACGCCGATACCGAAGTCGATCTGGCCTCCTACGCCTATCAGATTTGGAAAAACGCGCTCGACCGCGATCCGACCTTGGAAAAGACGATCACTTCGCTGCCCGACGTCGTCTATTCGACCCGCCCACACAAACCGGCCGACGACGCGCCCGAGGGGGCGCTGGTCTACATCCGCACGGCGCAAGAGAACGATGCCTTGGCCTGGATCGACAAGCGGAGCAAGAGCTTCACGGAGTCGCAGCTTGCCATCCTCAAGGCGGCCGAGTGCGCTCCCGACACGCCTGCTTTGCCGCGGCTGGACAACCACCACGAGCTGGTGCAGGCTGGCGCGGCGCTGATTGCCCGGGAAGAGAAACAGGCCGGCGGCGGGCTCGGCAGCCCCAAGGGCGCGCGTTATCGCACCTACGAGCGTCTCAAGCGGTTTGCCGACGAGACCGCCGCCCAGCGGCCGCTCTTCCCGCTCAAAGAATTGCGTCAGGCGATCGACGACATTTACGCCTATCCCTTGCGTCAGGCGGCCATCGACACCCTGAACCGCCAACTTCGCAGCGGCATCAGCGACGCCGACCTGGCCAACGCGGTCATCGAACTGCGCAGCCAGGGGCGGCTCTCGATCATTCACGAAGAAGACGAAACGCAGGAACCACGGATCATCTGCTCGCTGGGGCTGAAAGCGACATAG
- a CDS encoding DUF3800 domain-containing protein, whose translation MVYFDESGNSGTNYADPQQPIFALSALLVPHEIWPQLERDLEATIERFFPSPRRPGFEVHAGNIYSGRGEFRHSTIDHRLAFCDAWLEVAQKHGLKLISRAISKRRFQTWLQGEFGLGVLINPHVVAFALVARVVDDYLRSLPGSPLGIFISDENKEIVHDIEKSIKVLRGIEGALKLGPIIEKGFFIDSSKSLPLQLSDLCAYNVRKKEEQKAGLAVRSIHDRGIAGIEPLIYRGKEAWQDVLAWITTQQTGPE comes from the coding sequence TTGGTCTATTTCGACGAGTCAGGAAACTCCGGCACCAATTATGCCGACCCGCAACAGCCGATTTTCGCGCTCAGCGCCTTGCTTGTTCCCCACGAAATCTGGCCGCAACTTGAGCGCGACCTGGAAGCGACCATCGAAAGGTTCTTTCCTTCACCACGACGGCCCGGCTTTGAGGTGCATGCCGGCAACATCTACTCCGGCCGCGGTGAGTTCCGGCATAGCACGATCGATCATCGGCTGGCGTTCTGCGATGCATGGCTTGAGGTGGCTCAGAAGCACGGGTTGAAGCTGATCTCTCGTGCGATCAGTAAACGCCGCTTCCAAACGTGGTTGCAAGGCGAATTTGGATTGGGCGTATTGATCAATCCACACGTGGTTGCCTTCGCGCTCGTGGCCCGCGTGGTCGATGATTACCTTCGTTCGCTTCCTGGCTCACCGCTTGGCATCTTCATCTCGGACGAAAACAAGGAAATCGTCCACGACATCGAAAAATCGATCAAGGTGCTGCGGGGCATCGAAGGCGCATTGAAGCTTGGCCCGATCATTGAGAAGGGTTTCTTCATTGATTCATCAAAGAGCCTGCCGCTGCAATTGAGCGACCTCTGCGCCTACAATGTGCGAAAAAAGGAGGAGCAGAAGGCTGGCCTCGCCGTACGGTCAATCCACGACCGCGGCATTGCCGGAATCGAGCCACTGATTTATCGCGGAAAAGAGGCCTGGCAAGATGTGTTGGCGTGGATCACAACACAGCAGACCGGCCCGGAATAA
- a CDS encoding DNA methyltransferase: MAIDFNRIRDCLKRFEFQTLFVEELGWSRPTNRAESSFSVKDTRFTRRPVAQLAGAAVFEIAAEGGAIPDAKLRAAVEKEIAKQHHENVLIFVDAERTQSLWYWAKRDNGKFYPRDHLFVRGQPGDLFLSKLGQIVFDLSDFDAEGNVSIVEVARRLRSALDVERVTKKFYGEFQEQHIAFLELIKGISDERDRRWYASVLLNRLMFIYFLQRKGFLDGGRLNYLQEKLADSQREGRNHFFSGFLKLLFFEGFAKPEEKRSPEAREKLGAIKYLNGGLFLPHHVEQRYPKLDVPDKAFENLFALFERYSWNLNDTPGGDDNEISPDVLGYIFEKYINQKAFGAYYTRPEITEYLCERTIHRLILDAVNTPEELTRHGTPGVRVRRYNELAELLMDLDAPLCKRLLLDVLPQLSLLDPACGSGAFLVAAMKTLINIYAAVVGKIKFLGNPELSDWLAKTERAHPSINYFIKKSIITDNLFGVDVMEEATGIARLRLFLALVASAETVEQLEPHPVGVPRFAVPDNPGLRCAALLAIESGSFEAGGLRPYNANLYQATHSP, encoded by the coding sequence ATGGCGATAGATTTCAACCGCATTCGAGACTGCCTGAAGCGATTCGAGTTCCAAACGCTGTTTGTCGAAGAACTTGGCTGGTCGCGCCCGACGAACCGCGCGGAATCATCGTTTAGCGTCAAAGACACCCGCTTCACCCGCCGGCCGGTGGCCCAACTTGCCGGCGCGGCCGTCTTCGAAATCGCGGCCGAAGGCGGCGCCATCCCCGACGCCAAGCTCCGCGCGGCCGTCGAAAAGGAAATTGCCAAGCAGCACCACGAAAACGTGCTGATTTTCGTCGACGCCGAGCGCACGCAAAGCCTGTGGTACTGGGCCAAGCGCGACAACGGCAAGTTCTATCCCCGCGACCACCTTTTTGTTCGCGGCCAGCCGGGCGACCTGTTTCTCAGCAAGCTCGGCCAGATCGTCTTCGACCTGAGCGATTTCGACGCCGAAGGGAACGTCAGCATCGTCGAGGTCGCCCGCCGCCTGCGCAGCGCGCTCGACGTCGAGCGGGTCACCAAGAAGTTCTACGGCGAGTTCCAGGAGCAGCACATCGCCTTCCTGGAGCTGATTAAGGGCATCAGCGACGAGCGCGACCGCCGCTGGTATGCCTCGGTGCTCTTGAACCGGCTGATGTTCATCTACTTCTTGCAGCGCAAAGGCTTTCTCGACGGCGGCCGGCTGAATTACCTGCAAGAGAAACTGGCCGACAGCCAACGCGAGGGCCGCAACCACTTCTTCAGCGGCTTTCTCAAACTGCTGTTTTTTGAGGGATTCGCGAAGCCCGAAGAAAAGCGATCGCCGGAAGCCCGTGAGAAGCTGGGCGCGATCAAGTATCTCAATGGCGGGCTGTTTTTGCCGCATCACGTCGAGCAGCGCTATCCCAAGCTCGACGTCCCCGACAAGGCGTTCGAGAACCTGTTCGCGCTCTTCGAGCGTTATTCGTGGAACCTGAACGACACGCCGGGCGGCGACGACAACGAAATCAGTCCCGACGTGCTGGGCTACATCTTCGAGAAATACATCAACCAGAAAGCGTTCGGCGCGTATTACACGCGGCCCGAAATCACCGAGTATCTTTGCGAGCGGACCATTCACCGCCTGATTCTCGACGCGGTCAATACGCCCGAAGAACTGACGCGGCACGGCACACCGGGCGTCCGCGTGCGCCGCTACAACGAGCTGGCCGAGCTACTCATGGATCTCGACGCTCCACTCTGCAAGCGGTTGCTGTTGGACGTGCTGCCACAATTGAGCCTGCTCGACCCCGCCTGCGGATCCGGGGCTTTTTTGGTGGCCGCCATGAAAACGCTGATCAACATTTACGCGGCGGTCGTGGGCAAGATCAAGTTCCTGGGCAACCCCGAATTGAGCGACTGGCTGGCCAAGACGGAGCGCGCCCATCCGAGCATCAATTATTTCATCAAGAAGTCGATCATCACCGACAACTTGTTCGGTGTCGACGTCATGGAGGAGGCGACCGGGATTGCTCGCCTGCGGCTGTTCTTGGCGCTGGTCGCCTCGGCCGAGACGGTCGAGCAGCTCGAGCCGCACCCCGTTGGGGTGCCGCGGTTTGCCGTACCCGATAACCCAGGGCTCCGCTGCGCTGCGCTCTTGGCTATCGAATCAGGCTCCTTCGAGGCCGGCGGGCTGCGCCCGTACAATGCGAACCTCTACCAAGCCACGCACTCTCCTTAA